In Planctomycetia bacterium, one DNA window encodes the following:
- a CDS encoding helicase — MPMSHDIIDNRDQRLVDQINRILGTTEAARFAVGYFFVSGLTAIAGQLRNVKELRLLIGNTTNRQTLEQLAEGYHRLDLVADAAEAQAYPKRTDVRQMTTETSENLRTAVELMDQTDDGQALVRELVRMIEEKRLKVKVYTKGRLHAKAYIFDYGQVFDRGGRPTDRQENGIAIVGSSNLTLAGVTHNTELNVVVHGNANHEQLVNWFEALWGESQEFDEALMAEMRESWAVAAVRPYDIYMKTLYSLVKDRLEGGEDREILWDDEITARLADFQRVAVRQALQVIRDVGGVFISDVVGLGKSYIGAAILKHFERTEHARPLIICPAPLVDMWETYNEVYHLNARVLSMGLLREESNGSVNFLLEDIKYRDRDFVLIDESHNLRHPDTQRYKLVEGFLATGRRTCFLTATPRNKSAHDVYHQIKLFHQDDVTDLPVDPPNLREFFRLVERGEKKLPDLLAHVLIRRTRNHILRWYGFDSKTHEPVDPSQFKDYLDGKRRAYVLVAGRHQFFPRRELKTVEYSIEETYQGLYQELRGYLGKSRRSQLAVPLEGELSYARYGLWHYVIERKRDREPYASLHRAGANLRGLIRILLFKRFESSVYAFRETVRRLLRVHEVFLAATGEGFVPAGEDAQAILYESDHLEEAEILDALRGLPMRYDAGDFDLDRLSRDIEHDIALLRKILALVAPITPDKDAKLQTLLRHLGRTPLKDGKCLIFTQYADTARYVYENVNPGQKRHDIDVIFSGDKSKTRVVGRFAPKANPEYRFASGEAELMLVVATDVLAEGLNLQDCNTIVNYDLHWNPVRLIQRFGRIDRIGSEHDVIFGYNFLPETGIERTLRLREKLRNRIQEIHDSIGEDAAILDPAERLNEEAMYAIYEQKGGQLSLFEEEEEEFIDLNEAEELLRQLRSENPGEYERIGDLRDGIRSAMSSDAKGLFALCQAGRYQQLFLVDESGEVVSREIPRILAKLKCTPDASAAPLPMEYNAAVMRVLRRFAEEVRHRQSEREHTLSLTIAQRYILRELRTLFGGIRDEDTKAQINVLEASFRQPITTAINRELNILRRNGVMGESLLKNLARIYHQHNMREIADRRSVALQDHANPRIVCSEALV, encoded by the coding sequence ATCCCAATGAGCCACGACATCATCGACAACAGGGACCAACGACTAGTCGACCAGATCAACCGAATTCTGGGCACGACCGAAGCGGCGCGCTTCGCGGTTGGCTATTTCTTCGTTTCCGGGTTGACGGCAATTGCGGGACAGCTTCGCAACGTAAAGGAGCTTCGCCTGTTGATCGGAAACACGACCAACCGACAGACCCTTGAACAGCTCGCCGAAGGCTACCACCGACTTGATCTCGTCGCCGACGCCGCCGAGGCGCAAGCATATCCAAAGCGCACGGACGTGCGCCAGATGACAACCGAGACATCCGAGAACCTCCGCACCGCCGTGGAACTCATGGATCAGACCGATGACGGCCAGGCCCTCGTCCGCGAGCTTGTTCGGATGATTGAAGAGAAGCGATTGAAAGTGAAGGTCTACACGAAGGGAAGGCTTCATGCCAAAGCCTACATCTTCGACTACGGACAGGTATTTGACCGCGGTGGAAGACCGACGGACCGGCAGGAAAACGGTATCGCAATTGTCGGATCGTCGAACCTCACGCTCGCCGGTGTAACGCACAATACCGAACTAAACGTTGTGGTCCACGGCAATGCGAATCATGAACAGTTGGTCAACTGGTTTGAGGCGCTTTGGGGGGAGTCGCAGGAATTCGACGAAGCGTTGATGGCCGAGATGCGCGAGTCCTGGGCCGTCGCTGCGGTGCGGCCGTACGACATTTACATGAAGACCCTGTACTCGCTGGTCAAGGATCGCCTGGAGGGCGGCGAAGACCGTGAAATCCTCTGGGATGACGAGATTACCGCTCGGCTCGCCGATTTTCAGCGAGTCGCAGTAAGACAGGCGCTCCAAGTGATCCGCGACGTCGGCGGCGTTTTCATTTCAGACGTCGTCGGGCTCGGCAAGTCCTACATCGGTGCAGCGATCCTCAAGCATTTTGAGCGCACCGAGCACGCACGACCACTCATTATTTGTCCGGCCCCCCTGGTCGATATGTGGGAGACGTACAACGAAGTTTATCACCTGAACGCTCGCGTTCTCTCGATGGGGCTTCTGCGAGAGGAATCGAATGGTTCGGTGAACTTCCTTTTGGAAGACATAAAGTACCGCGACCGCGATTTTGTTCTCATCGATGAAAGCCACAACCTCAGACATCCCGACACGCAACGCTACAAGCTCGTCGAGGGCTTCCTGGCCACAGGACGACGGACATGCTTCCTTACGGCAACCCCGCGTAACAAAAGCGCACATGATGTCTATCACCAGATCAAATTGTTCCATCAGGACGACGTAACCGACTTGCCAGTTGACCCTCCCAACCTGCGCGAGTTTTTTCGCCTGGTGGAGCGCGGCGAGAAGAAGCTTCCAGACTTGCTCGCACACGTTCTCATTCGCCGAACGCGGAACCATATTCTCCGCTGGTACGGTTTTGACTCGAAGACGCATGAACCGGTTGATCCATCGCAATTCAAGGATTACCTGGACGGCAAGCGACGGGCATACGTGCTCGTCGCCGGTCGGCACCAGTTTTTTCCACGCCGCGAATTGAAGACCGTTGAGTACAGCATTGAGGAGACCTACCAGGGCCTGTACCAAGAGCTTCGCGGCTATCTCGGAAAGTCACGGCGTTCCCAGTTGGCCGTGCCGCTGGAGGGCGAGTTGTCGTATGCGCGGTATGGCCTCTGGCACTATGTCATTGAACGAAAGCGAGATCGTGAACCGTATGCCAGCTTGCATCGGGCCGGCGCTAATCTGCGTGGCTTGATTCGCATTCTGCTGTTCAAGCGATTCGAGTCAAGCGTCTATGCCTTCCGGGAAACGGTGCGTCGTCTGCTCCGCGTGCATGAAGTGTTTCTAGCAGCAACGGGCGAAGGGTTCGTTCCGGCGGGTGAGGACGCGCAGGCCATCCTTTACGAGTCCGATCATCTCGAAGAGGCGGAGATTCTTGACGCGTTGCGCGGCCTGCCCATGCGATACGATGCGGGTGATTTCGACCTGGACCGCTTGTCAAGGGACATCGAGCACGACATTGCTTTGCTCCGCAAGATTCTTGCGCTGGTCGCCCCCATTACGCCCGACAAGGATGCAAAACTGCAGACTTTGCTGCGCCATCTTGGACGGACGCCATTGAAGGACGGTAAGTGCCTCATTTTCACGCAGTACGCGGACACGGCCCGGTATGTGTATGAGAATGTGAATCCGGGACAGAAGCGACACGACATCGACGTAATTTTCAGCGGCGACAAGAGCAAAACGCGCGTCGTCGGTCGTTTTGCACCGAAGGCCAATCCCGAATATCGGTTTGCATCGGGCGAAGCGGAGTTAATGTTGGTCGTGGCGACGGACGTGCTTGCGGAGGGTCTCAATCTACAGGACTGCAACACGATTGTGAACTACGACCTGCACTGGAATCCTGTGCGGTTGATTCAACGCTTCGGTCGAATTGATCGGATTGGATCGGAGCACGACGTGATTTTCGGCTATAACTTCTTGCCGGAGACAGGAATTGAACGGACGCTTCGGCTACGCGAGAAGCTCCGGAATCGAATTCAGGAAATTCACGACTCAATCGGCGAGGACGCCGCGATTCTCGATCCGGCCGAGCGACTCAACGAAGAGGCGATGTACGCAATTTACGAACAGAAGGGCGGGCAACTGAGCTTGTTCGAGGAGGAAGAAGAGGAATTCATTGATTTGAATGAGGCGGAGGAGCTGCTGCGACAGCTTCGCAGCGAGAATCCTGGGGAGTACGAGCGAATTGGGGACCTTCGAGACGGCATCCGCAGTGCCATGTCGAGCGATGCAAAAGGGCTGTTCGCGCTTTGCCAAGCCGGTCGTTATCAGCAGCTGTTCCTGGTAGACGAGAGTGGCGAAGTTGTTTCACGCGAGATTCCACGGATTCTGGCAAAACTCAAATGTACACCGGATGCTTCTGCTGCGCCGCTTCCTATGGAATACAACGCGGCAGTCATGCGGGTGCTTCGCCGTTTCGCAGAGGAAGTCCGGCACCGGCAATCGGAGCGTGAGCACACGCTTTCCCTCACGATTGCACAACGGTACATCCTGCGGGAGCTGCGCACGCTCTTCGGCGGGATTCGTGACGAGGACACGAAGGCACAGATTAACGTTCTGGAGGCGTCCTTTCGCCAGCCGATCACGACCGCGATAAACAGGGAGCTGAATATCTTGCGACGAAATGGAGTGATGGGCGAATCGCTCTTGAAGAACCTGGCGCGAATCTACCACCAGCATAACATGCGAGAGATCGCGGATCGCAGAAGTGTGGCGCTTCAGGACCACGCAAACCCAAGGATTGTTTGCAGCGAGGCGCTAGTTTGA
- a CDS encoding RNA polymerase sigma factor RpoD/SigA, translating into MAALANDIVRLLTTTRGEPFLKRLFWELLGFDRVNQPVPFTVLAEHRRSNIADCCILARRDQVFVCHVRLPISDLQHGLEEPVLDCLARAWPSVLAVFSNQGDSEMDFCWRNGTAASNATCRLLVDADAYGLDRLAGMLTAISAYNPTTGDELSALDIVDKLDHVFSRLPKRRRERRRDEPLAVFMRRIGQWALLSDTEEEELGLRWRVDGDQDARLRLICSNLRLVIHVAKQYRGRGLDLDDLIQEGCIGLILAVDRFDPTKGARLSTYATYWIRQVLARAVLEQPLLITVPAYLFELHARWKQAERRLTRDPAAPPTPRRVDRELGLSRKQARHLRHARAAFRTGVHVREQTIGLSSVSTPHPDDHPSTRIEREDFERTLENALGTLRERDATIIRHRLGLADGGEAPTLEELGQQLGLTRERVRQIEVGAMAKIQRLLSNVRNGWDYAASSDKMASQ; encoded by the coding sequence ATGGCAGCGCTGGCCAATGACATTGTGCGATTGCTAACGACCACGCGGGGCGAGCCGTTCCTCAAGCGCCTGTTCTGGGAGCTGCTCGGCTTCGACCGCGTGAACCAACCGGTCCCGTTCACGGTGCTGGCCGAACACCGCAGATCGAACATCGCGGACTGCTGCATTCTGGCGCGGCGCGACCAAGTTTTCGTCTGCCATGTGCGGTTGCCCATCTCCGACCTTCAACACGGGTTAGAGGAACCGGTGCTCGACTGTTTGGCGCGAGCGTGGCCTTCCGTCCTGGCGGTCTTCTCGAACCAGGGCGATAGTGAAATGGACTTCTGTTGGCGAAACGGGACAGCAGCGTCCAACGCAACGTGCCGACTCTTGGTTGATGCGGACGCTTACGGGCTGGACCGTTTGGCCGGAATGCTCACGGCGATCTCGGCATACAACCCGACCACGGGCGACGAGCTGTCGGCATTGGACATCGTAGACAAGCTGGACCACGTATTCAGCCGTCTCCCGAAGCGCCGGCGTGAACGCCGCCGCGACGAGCCGCTCGCCGTGTTCATGCGTAGGATCGGCCAATGGGCGTTGCTGTCCGACACGGAGGAAGAAGAGCTTGGCCTGCGTTGGCGGGTCGACGGCGATCAAGATGCACGCCTAAGACTGATCTGCTCCAATCTTCGTCTCGTCATCCACGTCGCCAAGCAGTATCGGGGGCGAGGGCTCGACTTGGATGACCTGATCCAGGAGGGCTGTATCGGCCTGATTCTCGCGGTTGATCGATTCGATCCGACCAAGGGGGCGAGGCTTTCGACGTATGCGACCTATTGGATTCGACAAGTCCTCGCTCGCGCCGTGCTCGAACAACCGCTTCTGATCACGGTCCCGGCATACCTGTTCGAGCTGCACGCGCGTTGGAAGCAAGCCGAGCGGCGTTTGACTCGCGATCCGGCTGCGCCGCCCACGCCGCGCCGCGTTGATCGCGAGCTGGGGCTGAGCCGAAAACAGGCGCGTCACCTTCGACATGCGCGGGCTGCATTTCGAACCGGCGTCCATGTCCGCGAACAAACCATTGGACTCTCCAGTGTCTCGACACCGCACCCAGACGACCATCCAAGTACGCGAATCGAACGCGAGGACTTTGAGCGAACGCTGGAGAACGCGTTGGGCACGCTGCGCGAGCGCGACGCCACGATCATTCGGCATCGACTTGGGCTGGCCGACGGGGGTGAAGCCCCGACGCTCGAGGAGCTTGGACAGCAGCTCGGTCTGACGCGGGAGCGTGTGCGACAAATCGAGGTCGGCGCGATGGCGAAGATTCAGCGACTGCTATCGAATGTCCGCAACGGTTGGGATTATGCGGCTTCCTCAGATAAGATGGCATCCCAATGA
- a CDS encoding sulfotransferase — MLSHIILEAALMDGLDQRGGVLLVLEDDALFPPDFAEKGQRFIAALPRDWEQVYFGGQHRGMRVRPPKRINDEVIRPFMVNRTQAYAVRGSFILTLYRHLCDWPTHSRHPRHHVDHRMELLHSTGRHNVYAPTRWIIGQAGGKSDVCGRVAQDRFWNFHVAGRRRMKPSGTARKPPVWVIGLHRSGSSVTAGILHKLGVNMGNRLIGYENRGTGGFEARGLAKICERAYPFPATEPAVDPAVTKRQLRAWLDHRLREAAHRGTVAGGKYPHLCFLVDVLLELEPESRFIHIDRPLDESICSLTDRSTKARGWLRATPNQCEQLQRALNAAKRDALAKVSPDRVLTIRYHDLLADPASHVDGVMEFLSLAVRPEQRQAAIALVEPHRKTH; from the coding sequence ATGTTGTCTCACATCATACTGGAAGCGGCGTTGATGGACGGCCTCGATCAGCGTGGCGGCGTGCTCCTCGTTCTGGAGGATGACGCCCTCTTTCCCCCGGACTTCGCGGAAAAAGGCCAGCGGTTCATCGCCGCACTGCCGCGCGATTGGGAGCAGGTCTATTTCGGCGGCCAACATCGGGGCATGCGCGTTCGTCCCCCCAAGCGGATCAACGACGAGGTGATCCGGCCCTTCATGGTCAATCGCACGCAGGCCTACGCCGTGCGCGGTTCGTTCATCCTCACGCTGTACCGCCATCTGTGCGACTGGCCGACGCATTCGCGGCATCCTCGGCACCACGTCGATCATCGCATGGAGCTGCTGCACAGCACGGGCCGACACAACGTCTATGCCCCGACGCGCTGGATCATCGGCCAGGCCGGCGGCAAGAGCGACGTCTGCGGCCGCGTGGCCCAGGACCGCTTCTGGAACTTCCACGTCGCCGGCCGCCGCCGCATGAAACCGTCCGGCACGGCCCGCAAGCCGCCGGTGTGGGTCATTGGCCTGCACCGCTCGGGCTCTTCGGTGACCGCCGGCATCCTGCACAAGCTCGGCGTCAACATGGGCAATCGCCTGATCGGCTACGAGAATCGCGGCACCGGCGGCTTCGAGGCCCGGGGCCTGGCGAAGATCTGCGAGCGGGCCTACCCGTTCCCCGCGACCGAGCCGGCCGTCGATCCGGCCGTGACGAAGCGCCAGCTCCGCGCCTGGCTTGATCACCGCCTGCGCGAGGCCGCCCATCGCGGCACCGTAGCCGGCGGCAAGTACCCGCACCTGTGCTTCCTTGTAGACGTGCTGCTGGAACTGGAACCGGAGAGCCGCTTCATCCACATCGACCGCCCGCTCGACGAGTCGATCTGCTCCCTCACCGACCGCTCCACGAAGGCACGCGGCTGGCTCCGCGCAACGCCGAATCAGTGCGAACAGCTCCAACGCGCCCTCAATGCCGCCAAACGTGACGCGCTGGCGAAAGTCTCACCGGATCGCGTGCTCACGATTCGCTATCACGACCTGCTTGCCGATCCGGCCTCACACGTCGACGGAGTGATGGAATTCTTGAGCCTCGCCGTCCGCCCGGAGCAGCGCCAGGCGGCGATTGCCCTCGTGGAGCCTCACCGCAAGACCCATTGA